The region ACGCACTTTATGGACAGCGACGGCAAAGTACTGGCCGAGGTCGCTCCGCGTCGTTATTTCTGCCTGCAGTGCCATGTTCCGCAGGCTGATGCGGCACCGATTGTCGAAAATACCTTCACCCCCTCGAAAGGTTACGGGAAATAAGAGGTCATTATGGAAAATTCTAACCGTAAACCAGGCTGGATTAAGCGCGTCTGGCAATGGTGGCGTCGCCCCAGTCGTCTGGCGCTCGGCACGCTGTTGTTAATCGGCTTTGTGGGCGGCATTATTTTCTGGGGCGGCTTTAATACCGGTATGGAAAAGGCCAATACTGAAGAGTTCTGCATTAGCTGTCACGAAATGCGCAACACGGTATACCAGGAATACATGGAAACCGTACACTACAACAACCGTAGTGGTGTACGTGCGACTTGCCCTGATTGCCACGTCCCGCACGAGTGGGGCCCGAAAATGATTCGTAAAATCAAGGCCAGCAAAGAGCTGTACGCGAAAGCACTGGGGTTAATAGATACACCGCAGAAATTTGAAGACCACCGTTTGACGATGGCGCAAAATG is a window of Citrobacter sp. Marseille-Q6884 DNA encoding:
- the napC gene encoding cytochrome c-type protein NapC; this encodes MENSNRKPGWIKRVWQWWRRPSRLALGTLLLIGFVGGIIFWGGFNTGMEKANTEEFCISCHEMRNTVYQEYMETVHYNNRSGVRATCPDCHVPHEWGPKMIRKIKASKELYAKALGLIDTPQKFEDHRLTMAQNEWRRMKDNNSQECRNCHNFEFMDLTAQKGVAAKMHDQAVKDGQTCIDCHKGIAHKLPDMREVKPGF